TGGCCGTGGTCGGGCGTTATGTGCTGACACCGCGCATCTTCCATCATCTGCAAAGCGTGCAGCCAGGCAAGGGCGGCGAAATCCAGCTCACCGATGGCATTTTTGCGCTCATGCAAGAGCAGCACGTGTTGGCGCACACGCTCAAAGGCAAACGCTATGACTGCGGCTCCAAGTTCGGCTTTTTGAAAGCGACCTTTGAGCTGGGTCTGAAGCACGAAGAAGTGGGCGAGGAGTTTACCTCGTATCTGAAGGAGCGTATTGCCAGCGGTGAGCTTGCTCGGTGATTTGGCGACACCTGCTGCAATATTTGTGAGATTTTGAGAAATAAGGGACTACACGGCTGGTGTCGTCCCTTTTTCTTTTTTAAGATGTTCTGGTTACACGCGCTGGCTGCTGCTGATTTTATTGATCCATCAATAACGAGTCCGGGATTGGCGCTTGCGTCAGCCCGCAGGAGAACACCTCATGCTCGCCATCATCGGCGGAACTGGCGCTGGCCAGCTGGCCAATCTGGAAGTTACGCGCCGGCAAGTCGTGCGCACACCTTATGGTGACCCGTCTGGCCCGCTGACATTTGGCGAAGTGGGTGGTAAACCAGTGGTATTCATTGCCCGTCACGGCTACGGCCATACCATCCCGCCGCACCTGATCAACTACCGCGCCAATATCTGGGCGCTGGCCGATCAAAAAGTCACCCAGATTGTGGCCATCGCTTCAGTTGGCGGAATTCGCGCCGATATGGGGCCAGGTGTGCTGACTTTGCCGGACCAGATCATTGATTACACGTGGGGGCGCAAACAGACAATGTACGAGGGCGGCCTGCATCCGGTTACCCACATTGATTTTACCGAGCCCTACAGTGCAGATTTACGAGCAACCGTACTGGCCGCGGCAAGGCAAGTGGGCGTAGATATCGTCGATGGCGGTGTCTATGCCTGTACCCAAGGCCCACGTCTGGAAACCGCCGCAGAAATCCGCCGCATCCAGCGCGACGGCGGTGATATCGTAGGCATGACCGCCATGCCGGAAGCCGCACTAGCCAGGGAGGCGGGTGTCGAGTACGCCACCATCGCGGTCGTCTCTAACTGGGCAGCAGGACAGCAAGACAGCGCGCGCGGCGTAGTTTTTACGACAGCAAGTGGCGTGTTTGAGGCGGCGATGGCTCGCACCAATTCGATATTGGAAGCATTGTTAAAACAGTCCTGATTGGTTCGATATAGGCATTGATGGGTAAAACGCAATTGAGGGGTGTGGCGTGAAGGTTGTTATCCTGGCAGGTGGTCTAGGTACGCGTTTGGGCGAGGAAACAGATCTTCGCCCCAAACCGATGGTTGAAATTGGCGGCCGACCAATTCTTTGGCACATCATGAAAATTTATTCGGCCTACGGCTTCAATGAATTTGTGATTTTGCTGGGTTACAAAGGCAACCATATCAAAGAATTTTTTGCCAATTACTTCCTTTACCAGGGCGACGTCACGATTGATCTTTCCAATAACCAGATTGAGGTTCACCGCAATCAATCTGAACCGTGGAAAGTTACGCTGCTGGAAACCGGGCTGGACACGCAAACGGGCGGACGCATCTTGCGCGCCAAAGACTACGTGGGGCAGGAGGATTTTCTGCTGACTTACGGGGACGGCGTGTCAAACGTCGATATTGCTTCATTGGTGACGCAACATCAGGCTTCGGCCAATACCCTGGTCACCATGACCACGGTTCAGCCAGAGGCGCGCTTCGGCATTGTCGACGATGATGATGCAGGTCTGATTCGTGAGTTCCATGAGAAACCGCCGGGTGATCTGGGCTGGATCAATGGTGGTTTCATGGCCTGTCGGCCAGAGGTCTTTGATTTCATTAAAGAGGGTGATTCCACCATTTTTGAACGGGCACCGCTGGAACAA
This genomic interval from Silvimonas soli contains the following:
- a CDS encoding S-methyl-5'-thioinosine phosphorylase, coding for MLAIIGGTGAGQLANLEVTRRQVVRTPYGDPSGPLTFGEVGGKPVVFIARHGYGHTIPPHLINYRANIWALADQKVTQIVAIASVGGIRADMGPGVLTLPDQIIDYTWGRKQTMYEGGLHPVTHIDFTEPYSADLRATVLAAARQVGVDIVDGGVYACTQGPRLETAAEIRRIQRDGGDIVGMTAMPEAALAREAGVEYATIAVVSNWAAGQQDSARGVVFTTASGVFEAAMARTNSILEALLKQS
- the rfbF gene encoding glucose-1-phosphate cytidylyltransferase; this translates as MKVVILAGGLGTRLGEETDLRPKPMVEIGGRPILWHIMKIYSAYGFNEFVILLGYKGNHIKEFFANYFLYQGDVTIDLSNNQIEVHRNQSEPWKVTLLETGLDTQTGGRILRAKDYVGQEDFLLTYGDGVSNVDIASLVTQHQASANTLVTMTTVQPEARFGIVDDDDAGLIREFHEKPPGDLGWINGGFMACRPEVFDFIKEGDSTIFERAPLEQLAAQGKLMAYRHHGFWKCMDTLRDKIQLNHMWDQGNAPWKVWG